The genomic DNA ACTTCTCACGCGTCCGCGCCCTCGAGCGACGCGTCTTCGGATCCTCCAAACCAGCCGACAACGGACGCGCCCCGAATCGGGATCAGGACGAATGACCATCGGCGCAACCCTCCGCCGTGCGGCAACCCTCACAGGCATCGGCCTCTTCACCGGCCAGCCCTCCACCGTCATCCTCCGCCCCGCCACAAGCAGAACCGGCCTCGCCTTCACCCTCGGCCCCGCCACCTTCCCCGCCTCCATTGATCGCCTCGCCCCCTCCCCGATCCCCGCCTTCGCGCACCACCCCGCCAGACACACCTGCCTCGCAGCACCCGACGGCCCCGCGCTCGCCACCGTCGAACACGCCCTCTCCGCACTCGTCGGCATGGGCATCACCGATGCCACTGTCGAATCCTTCGGACCCGAACTCCCGATCTTCGACGGCTCCTCCCTCCGATTCGTCGAACAGATCCGCGCTGTCGGCTCCGTCCCCTCCGAAACCCCCGCCACCGACCCCATCACCCTCGACGCGCCGATCTCCATCGAGAACGATGGCGCATCCATCCTCATCTCCCCGCGGCACACACCCGGCATCTCCTACACCTACCGGCTGGCCTACCCAGCACCCATCGGCGAACAGTCCGCCCACTGGGACGGACGCCCCGAGACCTACGCCGCCGACATCGCCCCAGCCCGCACCTTCTCACTCGAACACGAAGCCCGCGCCATGCGCTCCCTCGGCCTCTTCCAGAGCTTCACCCCGCGCGACATGCTCGTCATCGGACCCGAAGGCCCGATCGACAACACCCTCCGATACCCCGACGAGCCCGCACGACACAAACTCCTCGACCTCATCGGCGACCTCGCACTCGCCGGACCCCTCATGCCGCGCCTCCAGGCCGACATCGTCGCCACACGCTCCGGACATGCCCTCGCACACGCCGCAGCCCGCGCCCTGCAACACCACCTCAATTCCCGCGGCTGATCCACACCCCTCCAACACCCCCACAAACTCGAATCGCTCACCCAGAGCGAATCGATAATCCCACTTCCGACGAAACCCAGACCGACGGTTTCCCAAGTGATCGCAACCGGACATCCCGGTTGTGGTTCCTTTCAACATCGCCTCGCGACATCTCGCAAAAACGCTTGGAGCGCACAAACGCATCCCTTACAATGCTTTGGGAGCATCGCGCAAGCCGATGGAATGAACCGGATCCGTTCGCAGCACGCCACCCGGAGGTCTCAGGATGCCCCTTCACACACCAAACCG from Phycisphaeraceae bacterium includes the following:
- a CDS encoding UDP-3-O-acyl-N-acetylglucosamine deacetylase — protein: MTIGATLRRAATLTGIGLFTGQPSTVILRPATSRTGLAFTLGPATFPASIDRLAPSPIPAFAHHPARHTCLAAPDGPALATVEHALSALVGMGITDATVESFGPELPIFDGSSLRFVEQIRAVGSVPSETPATDPITLDAPISIENDGASILISPRHTPGISYTYRLAYPAPIGEQSAHWDGRPETYAADIAPARTFSLEHEARAMRSLGLFQSFTPRDMLVIGPEGPIDNTLRYPDEPARHKLLDLIGDLALAGPLMPRLQADIVATRSGHALAHAAARALQHHLNSRG